One candidate division WOR-3 bacterium genomic window carries:
- a CDS encoding Zn-ribbon domain-containing OB-fold protein, giving the protein MPSPRYTREIPQRYRLEAAKCKNCGKIFFPPRLICSNCKSREFEKIKLPEEGKIVTYTTIRVAPEQFNTQVPYNIAIIELNNGVRVMAQVVDCKPEDMGIGKSVKMVFRKVQEEGEAGIICYGYKAVLT; this is encoded by the coding sequence ATGCCTTCGCCAAGATATACAAGAGAGATCCCGCAAAGATATCGGCTTGAAGCCGCAAAGTGTAAAAATTGCGGGAAAATATTCTTTCCACCGAGACTGATTTGTTCCAATTGTAAATCCAGGGAGTTTGAAAAAATAAAGTTGCCAGAAGAAGGAAAAATAGTGACTTATACAACCATTCGAGTAGCACCAGAACAGTTTAATACTCAGGTGCCATACAACATTGCAATAATTGAACTCAACAACGGTGTGCGAGTCATGGCTCAAGTTGTGGATTGTAAACCAGAAGATATGGGTATAGGTAAATCAGTAAAGATGGTCTTCAGGAAAGTTCAGGAAGAAGGTGAAGCCGGTATAATATGTTATGGCTATAAGGCAGTTCTTACATAA